The Pan paniscus chromosome 21, NHGRI_mPanPan1-v2.0_pri, whole genome shotgun sequence region TAATCAGGCAATTTTCCTTGAAAACCTCTTGTGAAGGAAAAGGAATGTTTTATGTATCTGCTTTATTTTTACACAGCATACGTAACACTTTAAGGACTGAGATTTATATAGGGATCTCCTATTAGACTCGCATATTTTTTCAGACCCTAGTCACTGCCTTCTCTCCCCTGCTTACCCCCACCTTGGCCAAAGCCATGGAAACCAAAACTCAAGTTCACCTGATTCAGCAAGTACCTTTGTGACAAAAGCTAGCGTCAGTTACTGCCTTTGAAAGAGTGCCCACTTGCACTtggttttaatattctttttttctttctttttttctttttttatttatttttattttttgagacagagtctccctctgtcgcccaggctagagggcaatggcgcgatctcggctcacagcaacctccgcctcccaggttcaagcgattctactgcctcagcctcctgagtagctgggattaccagcgcacgccaccatgcctggctaattttggtatttttagtagaaacagggtttcaccatgttggtcaggctggtctcaaactcctgacctcgtgatccacccgccttggcctcccaaagtgctgggattacaggtgtgagccaccgcgcccaggcggTTTTGATATTCTTGGCCTTACTTTCTTGCAAGGTTAAAGATGCTTTAAAAgttttgttgtatattttaagtaagtttttttcactgttttcaGTGGGAGGATCAGCCTGGGTTCCTCAACCAGTATTCTTCCTGAAACAGAGGTCCAGAACCAACACTTTTGTCCAGATCATAAACCTTGTTGTTGGGATGGGTGGCAGcaccagaggaaggagaaaaaaagatcatTGTCAAAGGATGAAACTATCACTCAGTGTCTAAAACCAAAATGCTGAAATGATTGCTTTCTTAAGAACAGGAAAGCCATGCTGGTCCATCATAAGCTCCTTCACCAGAGTGAAGTGTTGAACTTACACAGCATTTGGGGTACACATTTTGAGGGAGTTGTGTTGGTTACAGAGGTGGGAATTGGTTAATGACAATTTAGAGGTGTGTACACTGAAATGAATTCAAAGCTGATTGGCATAATCAAAGCATAAGGCTGTCACTGATAATGAGCTTTCAGAAGTGTGTTCACTGAAGCAAGTTGTCGTTGATcaatgaaaaaagtttaaaacagttCAAGGTATGTACTTATTATCACGACCATAGGACTGTCAGCCTTTTCCTAGGAATGTGGAGAGTTTTTATTCTCAGAAGAGAAGAGTAACCCCAGAAGAATCCAATGAGACAAATAACAGAAGAGGAACCCCAAAAGATGATGTAGAAGGGGGAGCCTGAAAgttaggaagaaaacaaagagtgAAATCACAGAACCCTAGGCAGTTAAGGTTTTCAAGGGGGGAATAACCTATAGTGGAAATGCTGCCTAGAGGCAGATTGAGATACAAGTTGAGGAACATTCTGAAACTTTCAAAATGGAGGTCCAGCTacacttgtttatatttttgtttaacttGTGGACAAAGATTTATAGACAGGTGCAAAAAATAAATCCTCTTTTGCAACCCAGAACTCATTGTTCGGTATGAGTTTTAATACATATAAGAAGGGATATTatgatgaaaaaaaagaaaggaggtcCACTGGTGACCTTGGCCAGAGCCAGTTCAATAGCAAATAAGCACAAAGGCAAACTGTAATGAGTTGAGGAGAatcagagaagaagagaaagacaatGGGTTAAATACTACTCTACTTTTGACAGAATTTAGAACTGCTAGTGGGAGGTAagacacaaaaagtaaaattagaattttatattaaaaagctGGTGTTAGTTGTCATTGGGGGCATAAGCCTCTTAGGTTTTGAAGAATTGGAGGACCTTAACtatcaacaacaacagcatccaATATTCAAAGACCTTCTGCAATAACCACCAAACAGGCCCTTCAGCCTCACAGCTTGAAACCAACACAGCTTATTCCACATTACAGCAGCTCTGTTGGTTATAACGTTTTTTCATGAACTAGGCCAAAGTTGTCTACAAGATCTCTACCTACTGCCCTATGTATCCATCCCACTGGTTAAAGACCCTCCCTGAGTTCTACATGGCACAGATTAAGTCATAAATCTGCCTAAAGCCTTCGACCCTCCCTCATTCGATTCATTCTTCCCCCTTCCTCACCGGCTTGTCTAGCTTCTCTGTAATTGTTTCCCCAGTTTTCCAGCCTTCTTTCTCATAGGGCTCATCCAGAATGAGACAGACATTGTCACCATGCAAAGCCCAGTCTCTCACTATGATTTCCAGTGGACCAAAGACAGACAAGGGTAGCAGGCACATGAATTTTAATGAGGGGGGTTGACAGCAGGTCTCTGTGCCCAGAGAGCTTGAGAATGGTAATCACCAGCACTCAAGGTAGTCTTGGCCACTGCTTCTCATAAGACCAGTCGGTATTTTCCTCTTTGCCAGAAATGCTTATCCTCATGTAGGACTGGAGGCAGCAGGACTGATAATTTCTGCAATAGAGGTAGGGCTGTTCGTTCTTTTTGCAAGAGGCCCTACAAATTCCACTGTTACCCATGCGTCGAAGGATGTGGCGTTTGcctggcaaaggaaaaaaaatacaaatagttaATTCACCTAGGAGTGACATAAATCTGATAAGTCGGGAAGCATCATAAAAACCTAAAGGGGGAGCAGGGAGAAAACCTAAAGGACAATAGTGACTTctacttccagaaaaaaaagagtcaatgTCTTTTTCTCTATTTGTCCTGCCAAGTTCGGTTTAAAACCCtgggtctgtgtgtgtatatgtgtgtgtgtgtgtacactctgAAAGGTaaagtaaagaagaacaaggcagggaCCTCAGGACCTAAGGAAGGACACAGCCATGAattccctgggttttctttttgcctcatcgATTCCAGACTTGTGCTGGAGAGACTGACAACCTGGAAACACAAACGAGTGCAGACATAGAGTCCCAAGAAAAGTCTCCTCTCTCTAGCCAAAGAACCAGGAAAGGTCAATCTAGCAAGAAAGAACAATTTAGACAATAACCACTCCGCTCCAggaaaaaccaaagacaaaactaCACTCCCACTCATACATCCACCAAAGAAGGCTACGTGGAGAGCCTCTACTTCTGCCCTCTCCATGCTGTAAGGAGGTGTAACCTCCCAGAGTGGAACCCAAGTGGGGAGCGGGGACTATTGTCACTGCTGGATGGTCACAAGGCCCATCACCACCATGCAGTGTCGATAGGAATCATGTGGGAAGCCTCGACTTCCCCTATCTGGTGGGAAGAAGGCATCCCTCCCTCCACTTCCCTGATGGGGTGGTGACAGACAGGGCCTAGTGCAGAGTCAAGACTTTCACCACCACACAGTAGTAACAGGGCCACCACTCCCTGAGATGTGACTTGGAGGCCACACGGGGAACAGAACATCCCTCCCCATCCCAACCAAGGCAGTACCAGAGGAAATACACCTGGACTTCCACCCACCTGGCAGTATCCAGGCAGCACCCCACTGTCCTCACCAGAGCTGTATCAAAGGAGACAAGCCAACAAAGATCATTGAAATATGATCCAGCATCTCGTAACATGATAATATCAAAAACATCCGCGTTCCAGCAAAAATTACTCATCATACTGAGAACCAGGAAAATCTTaactttaatgaaaaaaaagacaatcaacagaACTGAGAGCCACCCAAGTTGTGTGTATCTATAGCTCATTCCTTTTACTTCTGAGTAATATTCCACAGTATAAATGTAGTACAGTCTATTTAACCATGTGTCTGCTGAGggccattttggttgtttccaggtCTATTAGGAgttggggatttttttctttaagaccaTGTGTTTCTTTATTTAACAACTTCTCCCCAAAaggaaatgtttttgaaaatccCTATCGTTTATAAATTGAAGAGGATCAACCTGATAATAGGtgaaattttcaataaaatgacaggaacatttaaaaacacaatggACTAAATAAAGATTTTTGTATACTGTTGCTTCTAGCAATAATAAAATAGGTAATTTGGAACAAATACCTGGAAGATGAAAagtggacactttttttttttttttagacgagtcttgctctgttgcttaggctggagtgcagtggcgcaatcttggctcactgcaacctccgcctcccaggttcaagtgattctcatgcctcagcctcccatgtagctaggattacaggtgcacgccatcacacccagataatttttgcattttcagtagagatggggtttcaccatgttggccaggctggtctcgaactcctgacctcaagtgatccacccacctcagcctcccaaagtccactgcacccagcctggacacatttttttaatttgtcgGAAGgcattaaaagacaaaataatggaGGTTGAGTGGGCCTAAACTaagaaaaagtttggaaaatcactatttttaattttagctgctCTAATAAGTATGTAGCAGTATCTCATTCTAGTCTTTatatgcatttccctaatggctaatgatgttgaacatcttttcaaatgcttatttgctatctctatatcctcttcagtgaaatgtcttttcatatcttttgtccatttcTAATTGAGTTGTTTATTActgttgagtcttttttttttttttggaagaagtctcgctttgtcgccaggctggagtgcagtggtgtgatctctgctcattgcaacctctgcctcccaggttcaagcaattctcctgtctcagtctcctgagtagctgggattacaggtgcatgccaccacacccaactaattttttttttttttggtgagatggagtctctgtctctgtcacccaggctggagtgcagtggcactatctcagctcactgcaagctctgcatcccgggttcacaccattctcctgcctcagcctccccagcagctgggactacaggaacctgccaccacgcccacctaatttcttgtatttttagtagagacagggtttcaccatgttagccaggatggcctcgatctcctgacctcgtgatctgcccgcctcagcctcccaaagtgctgggattacaggcgtgagccaccatgcccggcaaatacTGTTGAGTCTTAAGAGTTGTTTCTATGTTCCAGAtacaagttctttgtcagatatatggtttgaaaATAATCTTGCCCTGTTGTAATTTGTCTTTTCAACCATCCTCTTCACAGGGTGTTTCACAGAgtgaaagtttaaaattttgagtAAGTCCAATTTATtgattctcttcttttcttttctttttttttctttcttttttttttttcttttttattttttttctttctttcttttttattgatcattcttgggtgtttctcgcagagggggatttg contains the following coding sequences:
- the DEFB119 gene encoding beta-defensin 119 isoform X1 → MKLLYLFLAILLAIEEPVISGKRHILRRMGNSGICRASCKKNEQPYLYCRNYQSCCLQSYMRISISGKEENTDWSYEKQWPRLP